A genomic segment from Microbacterium sp. SORGH_AS_0428 encodes:
- a CDS encoding cyclodeaminase/cyclohydrolase family protein: protein MATDAWHERTLDAFLRGLRQATGDPGGGAAGGVVAAIGAALGTMVCNYTPDEPRARERARALDLLGDRLVAAAEADAQASASLGAALALPDSPDRSPTVFDAATGACAASAALGELALALARELETVADVGNRHLMSDLAVASDIAAAGLGAAATNLRGGLALAAAHGDPAGLEAAHRSLVQALVATGADIRALADRLGEP, encoded by the coding sequence ATGGCGACGGACGCGTGGCACGAGCGCACGCTCGACGCGTTCCTCCGGGGCCTTCGCCAGGCGACCGGCGACCCCGGCGGCGGCGCCGCGGGCGGCGTCGTGGCGGCGATCGGCGCGGCACTCGGGACCATGGTGTGCAACTACACGCCCGATGAGCCCCGCGCCCGCGAACGCGCGCGTGCTCTCGATCTGCTGGGCGATCGGCTCGTCGCGGCCGCCGAGGCCGACGCGCAGGCCTCGGCGAGCCTGGGCGCGGCGCTCGCGCTGCCCGACTCCCCCGACCGCTCGCCGACGGTCTTCGACGCCGCGACGGGTGCCTGCGCCGCATCCGCTGCCCTCGGCGAGCTCGCCCTCGCCCTGGCGCGTGAGCTGGAGACGGTGGCGGATGTGGGCAACCGCCACCTCATGTCCGATCTGGCCGTCGCGTCCGACATCGCCGCCGCGGGTCTCGGCGCCGCCGCGACGAACCTGCGCGGCGGGCTCGCACTGGCCGCCGCGCACGGCGACCCCGCCGGGCTCGAGGCCGCGCACCGTTCGCTCGTCCAGGCGCTGGTCGCCACCGGCGCCGACATCCGCGCGCTGGCGGACCGTCTCGGCGAGCCCTGA
- the hisD gene encoding histidinol dehydrogenase, which produces MLQTIDLRGRTLSASELLAAVPRAEMAREAALTAAAQIVHDVAARGELALREQAERFDGVTDHAVRVPASHLDEALAELAPEVRAALDEAIVRVRTASAAQVPPSTTTELAPGARVVQRWQPVRRVGVYVPGGKAVYPSSVVMNVVPAQVAGVSVVALASPPQREFGGRIHPVILAAARLLGVDEVYAMGGAGAIGALAYGVSSLDLDPVDVVTGPGNNFVAAAKRAVAGLVGTDAEAGATEILIVADDSAQPTLVAADLISQAEHDEQASAVLVTASAELAERVGAELTIRQPRTRHAERVAAALSGPQSAIVLVDDIDQAIAFSNAYAPEHLEIHLADPRVDEFVNAGAVFVGDHAPVSLGDYLAGSNHVLPTGGQARYAAGLSASTFLRPQQVIEYDRAALADVRDAIVTLARAEALPAHGEAVEARFED; this is translated from the coding sequence ATGCTTCAGACGATCGACCTGCGCGGTCGCACGCTCTCCGCGAGCGAGCTCCTGGCCGCTGTCCCGCGCGCGGAGATGGCGCGCGAAGCGGCTCTGACGGCGGCGGCGCAGATCGTCCATGATGTCGCCGCGCGCGGCGAGCTGGCCCTGCGCGAGCAGGCCGAGCGTTTCGACGGCGTCACCGACCACGCGGTGCGCGTTCCGGCCTCCCACCTCGACGAGGCATTGGCAGAGCTCGCACCCGAGGTGCGCGCGGCGCTCGACGAGGCCATCGTCCGGGTGCGGACTGCATCCGCGGCCCAGGTCCCCCCGTCCACGACGACCGAGCTCGCGCCCGGCGCGAGGGTGGTGCAACGGTGGCAGCCGGTTCGGCGCGTCGGTGTGTACGTGCCCGGCGGGAAGGCCGTCTATCCCTCCAGCGTGGTCATGAACGTGGTGCCCGCACAGGTGGCGGGCGTGTCGGTCGTGGCGCTCGCGTCGCCTCCGCAGCGGGAGTTCGGCGGCCGCATCCACCCGGTGATCCTCGCGGCGGCACGGTTGCTGGGCGTCGACGAGGTCTACGCGATGGGCGGCGCGGGCGCGATCGGTGCTCTGGCCTACGGCGTGAGCTCGCTCGATCTCGACCCGGTCGATGTGGTCACCGGCCCCGGCAACAACTTCGTCGCTGCGGCGAAGCGCGCCGTGGCGGGACTCGTGGGGACGGATGCGGAGGCCGGCGCGACCGAGATCCTCATCGTCGCCGACGACTCGGCACAGCCGACGCTCGTGGCCGCCGATCTCATCAGCCAGGCCGAGCACGACGAACAGGCCTCGGCCGTGCTCGTCACCGCGTCCGCCGAACTCGCCGAGCGCGTCGGCGCCGAGCTCACCATCCGCCAGCCGCGCACCCGCCACGCGGAGCGGGTCGCTGCGGCGCTGTCCGGTCCGCAATCGGCGATCGTGCTCGTCGACGACATCGATCAGGCGATCGCCTTCAGCAACGCCTACGCGCCCGAGCACCTCGAGATCCACCTGGCCGATCCCCGCGTGGACGAGTTCGTGAACGCGGGCGCCGTCTTCGTCGGTGATCACGCCCCCGTCAGCCTCGGCGACTACCTCGCCGGCAGCAACCACGTCCTGCCCACCGGCGGGCAGGCACGATACGCGGCGGGTCTGTCCGCGTCGACGTTCCTGCGCCCCCAACAGGTCATCGAGTACGACCGCGCCGCCCTCGCCGACGTGCGCGACGCAATCGTCACGCTCGCCCGCGCCGAAGCGCTGCCCGCGCACGGCGAGGCCGTCGAGGCTCGTTTCGAGGACTAA
- a CDS encoding cell division protein SepF — translation MSNPLKKTMVYLGLADEEEVYEEQPAPVRERRSKPEQVVEKAAPVTPIHRPAVVRQPSVGAVTEILTVHPKQYRDAQIIAENFREGVPVIINLSQMSDADARRLIDFASGLSLGLYGRIERVTSKVFLLSPENVAVSGDGAVAQADPEATPFAAQQ, via the coding sequence ATGTCGAACCCGCTGAAGAAGACCATGGTCTACCTGGGCCTCGCTGACGAGGAAGAGGTCTACGAGGAGCAGCCCGCTCCGGTGCGTGAGCGCCGCAGCAAGCCCGAGCAGGTCGTCGAGAAAGCCGCGCCCGTGACCCCCATCCACCGCCCCGCGGTCGTGCGTCAGCCGTCGGTTGGCGCGGTGACCGAGATCCTCACCGTGCACCCCAAGCAGTATCGCGATGCCCAGATCATCGCCGAGAACTTCCGTGAGGGCGTGCCGGTCATCATCAACCTTTCGCAGATGAGCGACGCCGACGCGCGCCGTCTCATCGACTTCGCGAGCGGACTCTCGCTGGGCCTCTACGGCCGCATCGAGCGCGTGACGAGCAAGGTCTTCCTGCTCTCGCCTGAGAACGTCGCCGTCTCCGGTGACGGCGCCGTGGCGCAGGCCGACCCCGAAGCGACGCCGTTCGCTGCACAGCAGTAA
- a CDS encoding RluA family pseudouridine synthase: protein MESRSLPVPDGLDGVRVDAALAKMLGFSRTFAAEIADSDGVELDGRSVGRSDRLRAGGWLTVSWEPKREPEIVPVAVPDLGIVHDDDDIVVVDKPSGVAAHPSLGWDGPTVLGALAAGGYRIATTGAAERQGVVHRLDVGTSGLMVVAKTESAYTALKRAFKEREVEKIYHTVVQGHPDPLAGTIDAPIGRHPSHSWKFAVRPEGKDSVTHYETLEAFPGASLLEVHLETGRTHQIRVHMAAHRHPCVGDPLYGADPTMSARLGLTRQWLHARELSFTHPLTGEWVTFTSEYAPDLAAALAILRQD from the coding sequence ATGGAGTCGCGCAGCCTGCCCGTTCCCGACGGGCTCGACGGAGTCCGTGTCGACGCCGCGCTCGCGAAGATGCTCGGCTTCTCGCGGACGTTCGCGGCGGAGATCGCCGATTCTGACGGCGTGGAACTCGACGGCCGGAGCGTCGGACGCTCGGATCGTCTGCGCGCGGGCGGTTGGCTCACGGTGAGTTGGGAGCCCAAGCGTGAGCCGGAGATCGTCCCCGTGGCCGTGCCGGATCTCGGCATCGTCCACGACGACGACGACATCGTTGTGGTCGACAAGCCCTCCGGGGTGGCCGCACACCCGTCGCTCGGGTGGGACGGCCCGACCGTGCTCGGTGCCCTCGCGGCCGGCGGCTACCGGATCGCGACGACCGGCGCCGCCGAGCGACAGGGCGTCGTGCACCGGCTGGACGTCGGCACCAGCGGGCTCATGGTGGTCGCGAAGACCGAGAGCGCCTACACCGCGCTGAAGCGCGCGTTCAAGGAGCGCGAGGTCGAGAAGATCTATCACACCGTGGTGCAGGGGCACCCCGACCCTCTCGCGGGCACGATCGACGCGCCGATCGGCCGGCATCCCTCGCACTCGTGGAAGTTCGCAGTCCGCCCCGAGGGCAAGGATTCGGTGACGCACTACGAGACGCTGGAGGCGTTCCCCGGCGCGTCCCTTCTGGAAGTGCACCTGGAGACCGGGCGCACACATCAGATCCGCGTGCACATGGCCGCGCACCGGCATCCGTGCGTGGGCGACCCGCTCTACGGCGCCGATCCGACGATGTCGGCGCGCCTCGGCCTCACTCGCCAGTGGCTTCACGCCCGCGAGCTCTCGTTCACGCATCCGCTGACCGGGGAATGGGTCACCTTCACGTCCGAGTACGCGCCGGATCTCGCTGCCGCTCTCGCAATCCTCCGCCAGGACTGA
- a CDS encoding DivIVA domain-containing protein: protein MALTPDDVVTKQFQHVRFKEGFDPDEVDDFLDEIVVEWRKTIAENDELKAKIAALESGAPAAPAAAETVVEEPVAQTPAPAPVPTPAPAPAEGAAATAGIIELAQRLHDEHVAEGKAQRDQLIADAQAQAATIVAEAEAKGRDEIARQEKERKALEARITELRQFERDYRAELRSFIEGKLRDLETSPSGSSNTPVSAIGL from the coding sequence ATGGCATTGACTCCGGATGACGTCGTCACCAAGCAGTTCCAGCACGTCCGGTTCAAGGAGGGCTTCGACCCGGACGAGGTCGACGACTTCCTCGACGAGATCGTCGTCGAATGGCGTAAGACCATCGCCGAGAACGACGAGCTGAAGGCGAAGATCGCGGCTCTCGAGTCCGGCGCCCCCGCCGCTCCCGCAGCTGCGGAGACCGTCGTCGAGGAGCCCGTCGCACAGACGCCCGCTCCGGCTCCCGTCCCCACCCCGGCTCCGGCTCCCGCCGAGGGCGCCGCCGCCACCGCCGGCATCATCGAGCTCGCACAGCGTCTGCACGACGAGCACGTCGCCGAGGGCAAGGCGCAGCGCGACCAGCTCATCGCGGACGCCCAGGCTCAGGCCGCGACCATCGTCGCCGAGGCCGAGGCCAAGGGGCGCGACGAGATCGCCCGCCAGGAGAAGGAGCGCAAGGCGCTCGAGGCCCGCATCACCGAGCTCCGCCAGTTCGAGCGCGACTACCGCGCTGAGCTGCGCAGCTTCATCGAGGGCAAGCTCCGCGACCTCGAGACCTCGCCCAGCGGTTCGTCCAACACGCCCGTCTCGGCCATCGGTCTCTGA
- a CDS encoding NUDIX domain-containing protein, with product MATPEFILELRRMVGTHPLTLTGVTAVVVHEGRILLGRRSDNGALTPITGIVDPHEEPADAARREAEEEAGVRIRVDRLAWVHQIPRVVYANGDQTDYLDLTFRCTWLDGDPYPADGEMTEVGWYPLDDLSGLDDEMRARVAAALEDGPTRFAGGR from the coding sequence ATGGCCACCCCCGAGTTCATCCTCGAACTGCGCCGCATGGTCGGCACGCATCCGCTCACCCTCACGGGCGTCACGGCCGTCGTCGTGCACGAGGGGCGCATCCTGCTGGGGCGGCGCAGCGACAACGGTGCGCTCACCCCGATCACAGGGATCGTCGATCCGCACGAGGAGCCCGCAGACGCCGCGCGCCGGGAGGCCGAAGAGGAGGCGGGCGTCCGCATCCGGGTCGACCGGCTCGCCTGGGTGCACCAGATTCCACGCGTCGTCTACGCGAACGGCGACCAGACGGACTACCTCGACCTCACCTTCCGGTGCACCTGGCTCGACGGCGACCCGTACCCCGCCGACGGCGAGATGACCGAGGTGGGCTGGTACCCGCTCGACGATCTCTCGGGCCTGGATGACGAGATGCGCGCGCGCGTCGCCGCCGCTCTTGAGGACGGTCCGACACGCTTCGCCGGCGGCCGGTGA
- the lspA gene encoding signal peptidase II: protein MSDRRPLRQAAAGIIIASLAVLVLAADQFAKLLAIAQLPPEQPVPIIGDFLIFYLVRNPGAAFSLGEGVTWIFTIAMAAVAVAIVVIARRIRSRLWAVVLGLLLGGVLGNLTDRLFREPGFAVGHVIDYISTPWMMPAIYNVADIFIVTMMISVALLVLVGLRFDGTRERRSNTEARADDASETVDATPAGTGELRDPLFPTADPEAGAPPTAGDDRRES, encoded by the coding sequence TTGTCGGACCGACGACCCCTGCGTCAGGCGGCGGCCGGCATCATCATCGCGTCTCTCGCGGTGCTGGTGCTGGCCGCCGACCAGTTTGCGAAGCTCCTCGCGATCGCCCAGCTGCCTCCGGAGCAGCCGGTGCCCATCATCGGGGACTTCCTGATCTTCTACCTCGTGAGAAACCCCGGGGCGGCGTTCTCGCTCGGCGAGGGCGTGACCTGGATCTTCACGATTGCCATGGCGGCCGTCGCGGTGGCCATCGTGGTCATCGCTCGCCGCATCCGCTCGCGGCTGTGGGCGGTCGTACTGGGCCTGCTGCTCGGAGGCGTCCTCGGCAACCTGACCGACCGACTGTTCCGCGAACCCGGATTCGCGGTCGGCCACGTGATCGACTACATCTCCACGCCCTGGATGATGCCCGCGATCTACAACGTCGCCGACATCTTCATCGTGACGATGATGATCTCCGTGGCACTGCTCGTGCTCGTGGGCCTGCGTTTCGACGGGACGCGCGAGCGTCGTTCGAACACCGAGGCGCGGGCGGACGACGCGTCCGAGACGGTGGATGCGACGCCGGCCGGCACCGGGGAGCTGCGCGATCCGCTGTTCCCCACGGCTGACCCCGAGGCGGGTGCTCCGCCGACGGCGGGTGACGACCGCCGCGAGAGCTGA
- the nrdR gene encoding transcriptional regulator NrdR: protein MHCPFCRHPDSRVIDSRTTDDGLSIRRRRQCPECGGRFSTVETASLNVIKRSGVIEPFSRDKVVSGVRKACQGRPVTDGDLALLAQRVEEILRRTGSSQIDTNEIGLAILDPLRELDEVAYLRFASVYQAFESLEDFESSIAQLRADHELRAAAASEPVAD, encoded by the coding sequence ATGCATTGCCCGTTCTGCCGCCATCCCGATTCCCGCGTCATCGACTCCCGCACGACCGATGACGGACTCAGCATCCGTCGTCGCCGCCAGTGCCCGGAGTGCGGCGGGCGTTTCTCGACCGTCGAGACAGCGAGCCTGAACGTCATCAAACGCTCGGGGGTCATCGAGCCCTTCAGCCGCGACAAGGTGGTCTCCGGGGTACGCAAGGCGTGCCAGGGACGGCCGGTGACCGACGGCGACCTGGCGCTGCTGGCCCAGCGTGTCGAGGAGATCCTGCGACGCACCGGCAGCTCGCAGATCGACACCAACGAGATCGGGCTCGCGATCCTCGATCCGCTGCGCGAACTCGACGAGGTCGCCTACCTGCGGTTCGCGAGCGTCTATCAGGCCTTCGAGTCGCTGGAGGACTTCGAGTCGTCGATCGCGCAGCTGCGCGCCGATCACGAGCTGCGTGCAGCCGCCGCTTCGGAGCCTGTGGCCGACTGA
- the dnaE gene encoding DNA polymerase III subunit alpha, whose protein sequence is MLDGAAKIGAMTQAASEYGMPAIAVTDHGNTFAAFEFYRAAQGAGVKPIIGLEAYVTPGTHRSDKSRVAWGSPDQKSDDVSGSGAYTHMTMWSQTTEGMHNLFRLSSLSSMEGYYFKPRMDRELLQTYGKGLIATTGCPSGEVQTRLRLGQYDAARAAAAEFQDIFGKENYFAEIMDHGLSIERRVMSDLIRLAKDLDIPLVATNDSHYTHQHEADAHEALLCVQSGSTLDDPNRFKFDGDGYYIKTAQEMRQLFRDHPEACDNTLLIAERCEVEFNTSANYMPRFPVPDGETEDSWLVKEVEKGLHYRYPQGIPDKVRKQAEYETGIILQMGFPGYFLVVADFINWAKDNGIRVGPGRGSGAGSMVAYAMKITDLDPLEHGLIFERFLNPDRVSMPDFDVDFDDRRRGEVIEYVTEKYGSERVAQIVTYGTIKSKQALKDAGRVLGFPFSMGEKLTKAMPPAVMGKDMELGGMFNKEHPRYKEASEFRTLIENDPEAKTVFDRALGLEGLKRQWGVHAAGVIMSSEPLLDIIPIMRREQDGQIVTQFDYPSCETLGLIKMDFLGLRNLTIISDALDNIRSNRGEELDLEHLELDDRPAYDLLTRGDTLGVFQLDGGPMRSLLRLMKPDNFEDISAVIALYRPGPMGANSHTNYALRKNGLQPITPIHPELEEPLRDILDTTYGLIIYQEQVMAIAQKVAGFSLGQADILRRAMGKKKKSELDKQYEGFSGGMKERGFGDGAVKALWDILLPFSDYAFNKAHSAAYGLVSYWTAYLKAHYPAEYMAALLTSVGDSKDKMAIYLNECRRMGIRVLPPDVGESINFFAAVGDDIRFGLGAVRNVGSNVVDGIVASREKEGFASFHDFLAKVPMHVANKRTVESLIKAGAFDSMGHTRRALLEIHEDATEQAVLDKRREANGEVGFDFDSLWGDDEPQQVSKVPERPEWTKKDKLAFEREMLGLYVSDHPLAGLEIPLAKHASTSIHDLLSSESVQDGDQVTVAGLVTSVQHRVAKQSGNPYGMITVEDFNGEVTVMFMGRTYTEFQSVLQADSILVVRGRVSRRDDGLNLHAQSCFSPDLGAVDATSALVLVVPEQKATQSVVEELAAVLHRHPGETEVTLKLHRAGTAKVFEVPHPVAISADLFGDLKGLLGPSCLG, encoded by the coding sequence ATGCTCGACGGCGCCGCCAAGATCGGCGCGATGACGCAGGCGGCGTCCGAGTACGGGATGCCGGCGATCGCGGTCACCGACCACGGGAACACCTTCGCGGCGTTCGAGTTCTACCGCGCCGCGCAGGGCGCGGGCGTGAAGCCGATCATCGGGCTCGAGGCATACGTGACCCCCGGCACCCACCGCAGCGACAAATCGCGCGTGGCCTGGGGTTCGCCCGACCAGAAGAGCGATGATGTGTCGGGCTCGGGTGCGTACACCCACATGACGATGTGGAGCCAGACCACCGAGGGCATGCACAACCTCTTCCGGCTGAGCTCGCTCTCCAGCATGGAGGGGTACTACTTCAAACCTCGCATGGACCGCGAGCTCCTGCAGACCTACGGCAAGGGGCTCATCGCGACGACGGGCTGCCCGTCGGGCGAGGTGCAGACGCGCCTGCGTCTGGGGCAGTACGACGCGGCGCGCGCGGCCGCGGCGGAGTTCCAGGACATCTTCGGCAAGGAGAACTACTTCGCCGAGATCATGGACCACGGACTCTCCATCGAGCGGCGCGTCATGAGCGACCTGATCCGCTTGGCGAAGGACCTCGACATCCCTCTCGTCGCGACCAACGACTCGCACTACACCCACCAGCACGAGGCGGACGCCCACGAGGCTCTGCTGTGCGTGCAGTCGGGGTCCACTCTGGACGACCCCAACCGCTTCAAGTTCGACGGCGACGGCTACTACATCAAGACCGCGCAGGAGATGCGTCAGCTCTTCCGCGACCACCCGGAGGCGTGCGACAACACGCTGCTGATCGCAGAGCGCTGCGAGGTGGAGTTCAACACCTCCGCCAACTACATGCCGCGATTCCCCGTGCCCGACGGCGAGACCGAGGACAGCTGGCTCGTCAAAGAGGTCGAGAAGGGCCTGCACTACCGTTACCCGCAGGGCATCCCCGACAAGGTGCGCAAGCAGGCCGAGTACGAGACCGGCATCATCCTGCAGATGGGATTCCCCGGGTACTTCCTCGTGGTCGCCGACTTCATCAACTGGGCCAAGGACAACGGCATCCGCGTCGGTCCCGGCCGCGGCTCCGGTGCCGGGTCCATGGTCGCCTACGCGATGAAGATCACCGACCTCGACCCTCTCGAGCACGGGCTCATCTTCGAGCGCTTCCTGAACCCCGATCGCGTCTCCATGCCCGACTTCGACGTCGACTTCGACGACCGTCGCCGCGGCGAGGTGATCGAGTACGTCACCGAGAAGTACGGCTCGGAGCGCGTCGCCCAGATCGTCACGTATGGCACGATCAAGTCGAAGCAGGCGCTGAAGGATGCGGGCCGCGTGCTCGGCTTCCCGTTCTCCATGGGGGAGAAGCTCACCAAGGCCATGCCCCCCGCCGTCATGGGCAAGGACATGGAGCTCGGCGGCATGTTCAACAAGGAGCATCCGCGGTACAAGGAGGCCAGCGAGTTCCGCACGCTCATCGAGAACGATCCCGAGGCGAAGACGGTCTTCGACCGTGCGCTGGGGCTCGAGGGCCTGAAGCGTCAGTGGGGAGTGCACGCGGCCGGCGTCATCATGTCGTCGGAGCCGCTGCTGGACATCATCCCGATCATGCGGCGCGAGCAGGACGGCCAGATCGTCACGCAGTTCGACTATCCGTCGTGCGAGACGCTCGGGCTGATCAAGATGGACTTCCTGGGGCTGCGAAACCTCACGATCATCTCCGACGCGCTCGACAACATCCGCAGCAACCGCGGCGAAGAACTCGACCTCGAGCATCTGGAGCTCGACGACCGGCCCGCTTACGACCTGCTGACCCGCGGCGACACGCTCGGCGTGTTCCAGCTCGACGGCGGGCCCATGCGGTCTCTTCTGCGGCTCATGAAGCCCGACAACTTCGAAGACATCTCGGCTGTCATCGCGCTGTACCGCCCCGGGCCCATGGGGGCGAACTCGCACACCAACTACGCCCTGCGCAAGAACGGCCTGCAGCCGATCACCCCGATCCATCCCGAGCTGGAAGAGCCCCTGCGCGACATCCTCGACACGACCTACGGCCTGATCATCTATCAGGAGCAGGTCATGGCGATCGCGCAGAAGGTGGCCGGCTTCTCGCTCGGTCAGGCAGACATCCTGCGCCGCGCAATGGGCAAGAAGAAGAAGTCGGAACTCGACAAGCAGTACGAAGGCTTCTCGGGCGGAATGAAGGAACGCGGGTTCGGCGACGGCGCGGTCAAGGCGCTGTGGGACATCCTCCTGCCCTTCTCCGACTACGCCTTCAACAAGGCGCACTCCGCGGCCTACGGGCTGGTGTCCTACTGGACCGCCTACCTCAAGGCGCATTACCCCGCCGAGTACATGGCAGCGCTGCTGACCAGCGTCGGCGATTCCAAAGACAAGATGGCGATCTACTTGAACGAGTGCCGTCGCATGGGGATCCGGGTCCTGCCGCCGGATGTGGGGGAGTCGATCAACTTCTTCGCCGCCGTCGGCGACGACATCCGCTTCGGACTCGGAGCGGTGCGCAACGTCGGATCGAACGTGGTGGACGGCATCGTCGCCTCCCGGGAGAAGGAGGGTTTCGCCTCCTTCCACGACTTCCTCGCGAAGGTGCCGATGCACGTCGCCAACAAGCGCACCGTCGAGTCGCTGATCAAGGCCGGCGCGTTCGACTCCATGGGCCACACGCGGCGCGCGCTGCTGGAGATCCACGAGGACGCGACCGAGCAGGCCGTCCTCGACAAGCGCCGCGAGGCCAACGGCGAGGTCGGGTTCGACTTCGACAGCCTGTGGGGAGACGACGAGCCGCAGCAGGTCTCGAAGGTCCCGGAGAGGCCCGAGTGGACCAAGAAGGACAAGCTGGCCTTCGAACGGGAGATGCTCGGGCTCTACGTGTCCGACCATCCGCTCGCCGGCCTCGAGATCCCGCTCGCCAAGCACGCCTCGACCTCGATCCACGACCTGCTCTCCTCGGAGAGCGTGCAGGACGGCGATCAGGTCACGGTGGCGGGCCTGGTCACGAGTGTCCAGCACCGTGTGGCCAAGCAGAGCGGCAATCCGTACGGCATGATCACCGTCGAGGATTTCAACGGCGAGGTCACCGTGATGTTCATGGGCCGCACCTACACGGAGTTCCAGTCGGTGCTGCAGGCGGATTCGATCCTGGTCGTCCGCGGGCGCGTGTCGCGCCGCGACGACGGATTGAACCTGCACGCCCAGAGTTGCTTCAGTCCCGATCTGGGAGCGGTGGATGCCACGTCCGCGCTGGTCCTGGTGGTGCCGGAGCAGAAGGCGACCCAGTCCGTCGTGGAGGAGCTGGCCGCCGTGCTGCACCGCCATCCCGGCGAGACCGAAGTGACGCTGAAGCTGCACCGGGCGGGTACCGCGAAAGTGTTCGAGGTGCCGCATCCGGTTGCGATCAGCGCCGACCTGTTCGGCGACCTCAAGGGTCTGCTCGGTCCCAGTTGCCTCGGTTGA
- a CDS encoding YggT family protein — MEVVRLVASIANILLLLYLLVLFARLVLDYIPIFNREWRPRGAGLVAAELVYTVTDPPIKLFRRFIPPLRVGPIAIDFAFTLTMLLCFILLSVTGSLAR; from the coding sequence GTGGAGGTCGTCCGCCTCGTCGCCTCGATCGCGAACATCCTGCTGCTGTTGTATCTGCTGGTGCTGTTCGCGCGGTTGGTGCTGGATTACATCCCCATCTTCAACCGTGAATGGCGCCCGCGTGGTGCGGGGCTCGTGGCCGCTGAGCTCGTCTACACGGTCACGGATCCGCCCATCAAGCTGTTCCGTCGTTTCATCCCCCCGCTGCGCGTCGGCCCGATCGCGATCGACTTCGCCTTCACGCTGACGATGCTGCTCTGTTTCATCCTGCTGTCGGTCACCGGTTCCCTCGCAAGGTGA
- a CDS encoding quinone-dependent dihydroorotate dehydrogenase translates to MYDLLFRRVLSRMDPETAHHAAMFVIRAMGVRPLTPIARALTRPAPQTRVRALGLQFDSPFGVAAGFDKNAVAAAGLYALGFGHVEVGTVTAVPQEGNPRPRLFRLIPDRAVVNRMGFNNAGADAAAARLRRLRRRRRRPVLGVNIGKSRVVEVADAVDDYVRSARLLAPLADYLVVNVSSPNTPGLRGLQEIDTLRPLLQAVRAASGTTPLLVKFAPDLSDDGIRAVARLAVELGLDGVIATNTTISREGLRTAPEIVEAAGAGGLSGAPLRERAIQALRIVREEVPAEFCVIAAGGIETAQDVQDRLDAGATLTQGYTGFLYRGPFWARQINRGLAAAPSRVH, encoded by the coding sequence ATGTATGACCTGCTCTTCCGCCGCGTTCTGTCCCGCATGGATCCTGAGACGGCGCACCACGCCGCGATGTTCGTCATCCGCGCGATGGGCGTCCGTCCGCTCACGCCCATCGCTCGCGCGTTGACGCGCCCGGCCCCGCAGACCCGGGTGCGCGCCCTCGGGCTCCAGTTCGACTCGCCTTTCGGGGTCGCCGCGGGCTTCGACAAGAACGCGGTGGCCGCCGCGGGCCTGTACGCCCTCGGTTTCGGACACGTCGAGGTGGGCACCGTGACGGCCGTGCCGCAGGAGGGCAACCCCCGCCCGCGTCTGTTCCGCCTGATCCCCGACCGCGCCGTCGTCAATCGCATGGGCTTCAACAACGCCGGGGCGGATGCGGCGGCTGCGCGACTGCGCCGGCTACGGCGGCGGCGCAGACGCCCCGTTCTGGGCGTCAACATCGGCAAGAGCCGCGTCGTCGAGGTCGCCGATGCCGTCGACGACTACGTCCGTAGCGCGCGTCTGCTGGCACCTCTCGCCGACTACCTGGTCGTCAACGTATCGTCGCCGAACACGCCGGGGTTGCGCGGCCTGCAGGAGATCGACACGCTCCGGCCCCTGCTTCAGGCGGTGCGTGCCGCATCCGGAACGACACCGCTGCTGGTCAAGTTCGCTCCCGACCTCTCCGACGACGGCATCCGCGCCGTGGCGCGTCTCGCGGTGGAGCTGGGGCTCGACGGGGTCATCGCCACCAACACGACGATCTCGCGCGAGGGGCTGCGCACGGCGCCGGAGATCGTCGAGGCTGCGGGCGCCGGGGGGTTGTCGGGCGCTCCGCTTCGCGAGCGCGCGATCCAGGCGTTGCGGATCGTCCGCGAGGAGGTGCCCGCGGAGTTCTGCGTGATCGCGGCCGGCGGGATCGAGACCGCGCAGGATGTCCAGGACCGACTGGATGCCGGCGCGACCCTGACGCAGGGCTACACAGGATTCCTGTACCGGGGACCGTTCTGGGCGCGTCAGATCAACAGAGGCCTGGCCGCCGCACCGTCGCGCGTGCACTGA